One segment of Mycolicibacterium sp. YH-1 DNA contains the following:
- a CDS encoding poly-gamma-glutamate hydrolase family protein produces the protein MQPYFAYGSNLNVAQMAQRCPDALNPLPATLADHDWLINERGVATVEPVDGAEVHGVLWQVSDSDLDVLDSAEGVPVRYRRDKLVVHTEHGPRHAWVYIDHRVEPGAPRPGYLERVIDGARHHGLPQRWVDFLHRWDPKHWPRALAPTEKPGPQSLSELLADPHVEESSTLRSGFGFLAIHGGGLEQMTDVIAERAAEAAGASVYAVRHPDNYPYHLSSASYAAAESDRLAEFLDHVEFAVSLHGYGRIGRSTHLLAGGRNRALAAHLADTVALPGYQVITDLDSIPRELRGMHPDNPVNKPRGGGTQLELTPRVRGTSPRSGPVGEDGLTRATSLLVDGLVTAARTWRPV, from the coding sequence ATGCAGCCGTACTTCGCGTACGGATCGAACCTGAACGTTGCGCAGATGGCGCAGCGCTGCCCCGATGCGCTCAACCCGCTGCCGGCCACCCTCGCCGACCACGACTGGCTGATCAACGAGCGCGGCGTCGCGACCGTGGAACCCGTCGACGGAGCCGAGGTGCACGGCGTGCTCTGGCAGGTCAGCGACAGCGATCTGGACGTCCTCGACAGCGCCGAGGGTGTGCCCGTCCGGTACCGCCGCGACAAACTCGTCGTGCATACCGAGCACGGCCCGCGCCACGCCTGGGTCTACATCGACCACCGCGTCGAACCCGGTGCCCCGCGCCCCGGATACCTGGAGCGGGTCATCGACGGCGCGCGCCACCACGGGCTGCCGCAGCGTTGGGTGGACTTCCTGCACCGGTGGGATCCGAAGCACTGGCCGCGCGCCCTGGCACCGACTGAAAAGCCTGGGCCGCAATCACTCTCAGAACTGCTGGCCGATCCTCATGTCGAGGAGTCCAGCACGCTGCGGTCGGGATTCGGCTTCCTCGCGATCCACGGCGGCGGCCTGGAGCAGATGACCGACGTCATCGCCGAACGCGCCGCCGAGGCCGCCGGCGCGTCGGTCTACGCCGTGCGCCACCCCGACAACTACCCATACCATCTGTCGTCGGCGTCCTATGCCGCCGCAGAGTCCGACCGTCTCGCGGAGTTCCTCGACCACGTCGAGTTCGCGGTCTCACTGCACGGCTACGGACGCATCGGCCGCAGCACCCACCTACTCGCCGGTGGCCGCAACCGCGCATTGGCCGCGCATCTCGCCGACACCGTTGCGCTGCCCGGCTATCAGGTGATCACCGACCTGGACTCCATCCCGCGTGAGCTACGCGGGATGCACCCGGACAACCCCGTGAACAAGCCGCGGGGTGGTGGCACCCAACTCGAGCTCACGCCCCGAGTGCGCGGCACCAGCCCGCGCAGCGGTCCGGTGGGCGAGGACGGACTGACCCGCGCCACCTCACTGCTGGTCGACGGGCTCGTGACGGCGGCCCGCACCTGGCGCCCCGTCTAG
- a CDS encoding Nramp family divalent metal transporter, producing MLLLGPAFVAAIAYVDPGNVAANVSAGAQFGFLLVWVILVANVMAGLVQYLSAKLGLVTGRSLPEAVADHSRTRTRIAYWLQAEFVAMATDLAEVVGGAIALYLLFDLPLLIGGVITGAVSLLLLAVQDRRGQRMFERVITGLLLVIAIGFLTSLFVAPPSPADVAGGLLPRFDGPESILLATAMLGATVMPHAVYLHSGLARDRHGHPEAGAPRRRLLRITRYDVGLAMLVAGAVNLAMLLVAATNLQGMENTDSIEGAHAAVQNTLGHTVALFFAIGLLASGLASTSVGAYAGAMIMQGLLRRSYPLLLRRLVTLIPALVILAIGVDPSRALVLSQVVLSFGIPFALIPLVRLTSNRVLMGADVNHRVTTALGWLVAGVITVLNVVLIYLTVTG from the coding sequence ATGCTGCTGCTCGGCCCGGCATTCGTCGCCGCAATCGCCTACGTCGACCCCGGCAACGTCGCCGCCAACGTCAGTGCAGGCGCCCAGTTCGGGTTCCTCCTGGTGTGGGTGATCCTGGTCGCCAACGTCATGGCCGGCCTGGTGCAGTACCTGTCGGCCAAGCTCGGCCTCGTCACCGGGCGCAGCCTGCCCGAGGCGGTGGCCGACCACTCCCGCACCCGCACACGTATCGCGTACTGGCTGCAGGCCGAATTCGTCGCGATGGCAACTGATCTCGCCGAGGTCGTCGGTGGTGCGATAGCGCTCTACCTGCTATTCGACCTGCCGCTACTCATCGGCGGCGTGATCACCGGCGCCGTCTCACTGCTGTTGCTGGCCGTCCAGGACCGCCGCGGCCAGCGGATGTTCGAGCGCGTCATCACCGGGCTGCTGCTCGTCATCGCGATCGGCTTCCTCACCAGCCTGTTCGTCGCGCCGCCGTCACCGGCAGACGTGGCGGGCGGCCTGCTCCCCCGGTTCGACGGCCCGGAGAGCATCCTGCTGGCCACCGCCATGCTCGGGGCGACCGTGATGCCGCACGCCGTCTACCTGCACTCGGGGCTTGCGCGCGACAGGCACGGTCATCCCGAGGCGGGCGCCCCGCGACGCCGCCTACTGCGGATCACCCGCTACGACGTCGGCCTCGCCATGCTCGTCGCGGGGGCGGTGAACCTCGCGATGCTGCTGGTCGCCGCGACCAACCTGCAGGGCATGGAGAACACCGACTCCATCGAGGGCGCCCACGCTGCGGTGCAGAACACGTTGGGCCACACGGTCGCCCTGTTCTTCGCCATCGGACTGCTCGCCTCAGGTCTCGCCTCGACGTCGGTGGGGGCCTACGCCGGAGCGATGATCATGCAGGGCCTGCTGCGGCGCAGCTACCCGCTGCTGCTGCGGCGGCTGGTGACGCTGATCCCCGCACTCGTGATCCTGGCCATCGGCGTGGACCCCAGCCGGGCGCTGGTGCTCTCACAGGTCGTGCTGTCGTTCGGCATCCCGTTCGCCCTGATCCCGCTGGTACGCCTGACCAGCAATCGCGTGCTGATGGGCGCCGACGTCAACCACCGCGTGACCACCGCGCTCGGATGGTTGGTCGCCGGAGTGATTACGGTGTTGAACGTGGTGTTGATCTACCTGACCGTCACAGGCTGA
- a CDS encoding diacylglycerol kinase — MPIKVAAIGTGNVGQHALTQLINDPRFELTAVWVSSDSKKGKDAGELAGLDIETGIIATTDLDDVLATEPDCAVYTAMADNRLVEALEDYRRILAAGVNLVGSSAVFLQYPWQTLPENMIAPIADAAASGQASLFIGGIDPGFANDLLPMALAGTCQSIEQIRCMEIINYDTYDSATVMFDVMGFGRPLDETPMLLQPGVLSLAWGSVVRQLAAGLGIELDEVTETHTRTPAPEDFDIASGHIAKGTAAALRFEVRGMKDGKAAVVLEHVTRLRDDLHPEWPQPAQEGGSYRIEITGEPSYALDLCLSSRKGDHNHAGLVATAARVVNAIPEVVAAPPGIRTTLDLPLVTGRGLYAPN, encoded by the coding sequence TTGCCCATCAAAGTCGCCGCGATCGGCACCGGAAACGTTGGCCAGCACGCGCTGACCCAGCTGATCAACGACCCCCGCTTCGAGCTGACCGCCGTCTGGGTGTCGTCGGACTCCAAGAAGGGCAAGGACGCCGGTGAACTCGCCGGGCTCGACATAGAGACGGGCATCATCGCCACCACCGATCTCGACGACGTGCTCGCCACCGAACCCGACTGCGCCGTGTACACCGCAATGGCGGACAACCGCCTGGTCGAGGCGCTCGAGGACTACCGGCGCATCCTGGCGGCGGGCGTCAACCTCGTCGGCAGCAGCGCGGTTTTCCTGCAGTACCCGTGGCAGACACTGCCCGAGAACATGATTGCCCCGATCGCAGACGCGGCGGCGTCCGGCCAGGCCAGTCTGTTCATCGGCGGCATCGATCCGGGCTTCGCCAACGACCTGCTGCCGATGGCGCTCGCCGGAACCTGCCAGAGCATCGAGCAGATCCGGTGCATGGAGATCATCAACTACGACACCTATGACAGCGCCACGGTGATGTTCGACGTGATGGGCTTCGGCAGGCCGCTCGATGAGACCCCGATGCTGCTGCAGCCGGGGGTACTGAGCCTGGCGTGGGGTTCGGTGGTTCGGCAGTTGGCCGCCGGACTGGGCATCGAACTCGACGAGGTCACCGAGACCCACACGCGGACACCGGCACCGGAGGACTTCGACATCGCCTCCGGACACATCGCGAAGGGCACCGCCGCCGCGCTGCGGTTCGAGGTTCGCGGAATGAAGGACGGCAAGGCGGCAGTCGTTCTCGAACACGTCACCCGCCTCCGCGATGACCTGCATCCGGAGTGGCCGCAACCCGCGCAGGAGGGCGGCTCCTACCGCATCGAGATCACCGGCGAACCGTCCTATGCACTCGACCTGTGTCTCAGTAGCCGCAAAGGCGATCACAACCACGCGGGGCTGGTGGCGACGGCAGCCAGAGTCGTCAACGCCATCCCGGAAGTGGTTGCGGCACCGCCCGGAATCCGCACGACCCTGGACCTTCCACTGGTGACGGGACGAGGGCTGTACGCTCCCAATTGA
- a CDS encoding SDR family oxidoreductase has translation MILDRFKLDDQVAVVTGAGRGLGAAMALAFAEAGADVVIAARTQSQLDEVAEQIRGVGRKAHVVVADLAHPEDTARLAAAAVEAFGKLDIVVNNVGGTMPNALLNTSTKDLRDAFTFNVATAHALTTAAVPLMLEHSGGGSIINITSTMGRTAGRGFAAYGTAKAALAHYTRLSALDLAPRIRVNAIAPGSILTSALDVVASNDSLREPMEKATPMRRLGDPVDIAAAAVYLASPAGSYLTGKTLEVDGGLTFPNLDLPIPDL, from the coding sequence ATGATTCTCGACAGGTTCAAGCTCGACGACCAGGTGGCTGTGGTCACCGGGGCGGGCCGCGGACTCGGTGCCGCGATGGCGCTGGCGTTCGCCGAAGCCGGTGCGGACGTGGTGATCGCGGCGCGCACACAGTCCCAGCTCGACGAGGTGGCTGAGCAGATAAGGGGCGTCGGCCGCAAAGCCCACGTCGTCGTCGCCGACCTCGCCCACCCCGAGGACACCGCCAGGCTCGCGGCCGCGGCAGTCGAGGCGTTCGGCAAACTAGACATCGTCGTCAACAATGTCGGCGGCACGATGCCCAACGCGCTACTGAACACCTCGACGAAGGACCTGCGCGACGCCTTCACCTTCAACGTCGCGACCGCCCACGCGCTGACGACGGCGGCCGTCCCGCTGATGCTCGAGCACTCGGGCGGCGGAAGCATCATCAACATCACCTCGACGATGGGCCGGACCGCCGGTCGCGGATTCGCCGCCTACGGCACCGCCAAGGCCGCACTCGCGCACTACACCCGACTGTCCGCACTGGACCTCGCACCGCGCATCCGAGTCAACGCCATCGCACCGGGTTCGATCCTGACCTCCGCGCTGGACGTGGTGGCCTCCAACGACAGCCTTCGCGAGCCGATGGAGAAGGCCACCCCGATGCGCCGTCTCGGCGATCCGGTCGACATCGCCGCTGCCGCTGTCTATCTCGCGTCGCCGGCCGGTAGCTACCTGACCGGTAAGACCCTTGAGGTCGACGGCGGCCTCACGTTCCCCAACCTCGACCTTCCCATCCCCGATCTGTGA
- a CDS encoding RDD family protein, with protein sequence MTGFAPGPDDEPRRAGIVSRGVAAVVDLAVVLVVIGMLYVGLVLTSLALNPSAFRFPAVGVLFSSTVTFGVAVLYLAGCWAVSGCTAGAVIMGLRVVGRRAERMSVVSALLRAIACVVLPIGLAWVAVDSRRRSIQDLAFGTRVVYVTRAAE encoded by the coding sequence TTGACCGGCTTCGCGCCCGGGCCCGATGACGAACCGCGCCGGGCCGGCATCGTCAGCCGCGGTGTGGCAGCTGTCGTGGACCTCGCCGTGGTGTTGGTTGTCATCGGCATGCTCTACGTCGGGCTGGTGCTCACGTCGCTAGCGCTGAACCCCTCGGCGTTTCGCTTCCCCGCGGTCGGCGTGCTGTTCTCCAGCACGGTGACGTTCGGTGTCGCGGTGCTCTACCTCGCGGGCTGCTGGGCCGTCTCGGGCTGCACCGCAGGGGCGGTGATCATGGGCCTGCGGGTCGTGGGCAGACGCGCCGAGCGGATGTCGGTGGTGTCGGCGCTACTGCGAGCCATCGCGTGCGTCGTGCTGCCCATCGGGCTGGCCTGGGTGGCAGTCGACAGCAGACGCCGCTCGATTCAGGACCTGGCCTTCGGCACCCGGGTCGTGTACGTGACCCGCGCTGCCGAGTAG